Genomic segment of Staphylococcus muscae:
TATACGATGTGAACTCAAAAGGATTAACAGAATTAGCATTGCGCTTTAACAGGGGGATTAATTCTAACGGCGATGCGCTAAAGACAGAAACACACTTTAACATCGCGGGTGGATTCGATCCACATGTTCGAAATATTAAAGCCGCTGTTCGTAAAATGGAAACAAAAATTGAAAGTGGCATGCATTACTTTATTACACAACCTGTATTTACTAAAGAGAAAATCACTGAAATTTATGAAGCAACAAAACATCTGGATGTCCCTATATTTATAGGTATCATGCCAATCACCAGCTACAAAAACGCCTTATTCTTACATAACGAGGTGCCTGGTATCAAGATGTCAGAAGATGTACTCGCACAGTTTGAAGCTGTCGCAGATGACAAAGAAGCAACATATGAACTCAGCTTGTCACTCTGCAAATCATTAATCGATGAAGTTCATCACTATTTCAATGGACTGTATCTCATCACACCATTTGAGCGGGTCGATTATTCACTCGCACTCGCAGAATACTCAAAATCTATTACAAACCATAATCAGGAGGCTATATTATGACAATTAAAACAACTAACTTAGGATTCCCAAGACTTGGACGTAAACGTGAATGGAAAAAAGCAATTGAAGGTTATTGGAACGGTAAAATCACAAAAACAGAACTTGATGAAACACTTCAAGATTTACATCGTGAAAATCTTTTATTACAAAAACACCATCAACTCGACAGTGTGCCAGTAGGTGACTTCTCACTTTACGACCACATTCTCGATACATCACTCTTGTTCAACATTATTCCTGAACGTTTTCAAGGACGTGACGTAGATGATGATCTATTATTCGATATCGCACGTGGTAATAAAGAACACGTCGCAAGTGCACTCATCAAATGGTTCAATACGAACTACCACTACATCGTACCTGAATGGAACAGTGTGACACCGAAAGTCAGCAAAAATACATTACTTGAACGCTTCAACTATGCAAAATCACTTAATATCCCTGCACACCCAGTCATTGTTGGCCCAATTACGTTCGTGGCTTTATCAAAAGGTGGCGACCAATCTTTTGAAGAAAAAGTGCGCACATTATTACCGCTTTATATCGAAGTATTCGAATCACTTGTTCAAGCGGGTGCAGAATTAATTCAAGTGGATGAACCCATTTTAGCAACGGATAAAGGCTCAGAACTTGAAGCAGTCACTCAAGATGCTTATAAAGCGTTCGCTGATGCGGAACTCGCTGACAAGTTAATTATCCAAACATACTTTGAACGCGCAAACGTGAAGTTTTTAAGTAGCTTACCTGTAAAAGGTCTCGGTTTAGATTTTGTACATGATCGTGGTCATAACTTAGAACAAATCAAAAATGGCGATTTCGATGCTTCAAAAACATTATTTGCTGGTATTATTGATGGCCGTAACGTATGGGCAGCAGATATTGAAGCGAAAAAAGCATTGATTGAATCACTTACACAATATACAGATGATCTTTATATCAATCCATCATCTTCATTATTACACGTACCAGTCTCATTAGACGATGAAACATTAGATAGCGATATTCGTGACGGTTTAAGCTTTGCGACTGAAAAGTTAAACGAACTGGATGCATTGAAACGCTTATTCAATCAAAATGACACAGCAAAATTTGATAAGTTAGCTGAACAATATGCACGTTTCCAACAACAAGATTTCAAAAATTTA
This window contains:
- the metE gene encoding 5-methyltetrahydropteroyltriglutamate--homocysteine S-methyltransferase: MMTIKTTNLGFPRLGRKREWKKAIEGYWNGKITKTELDETLQDLHRENLLLQKHHQLDSVPVGDFSLYDHILDTSLLFNIIPERFQGRDVDDDLLFDIARGNKEHVASALIKWFNTNYHYIVPEWNSVTPKVSKNTLLERFNYAKSLNIPAHPVIVGPITFVALSKGGDQSFEEKVRTLLPLYIEVFESLVQAGAELIQVDEPILATDKGSELEAVTQDAYKAFADAELADKLIIQTYFERANVKFLSSLPVKGLGLDFVHDRGHNLEQIKNGDFDASKTLFAGIIDGRNVWAADIEAKKALIESLTQYTDDLYINPSSSLLHVPVSLDDETLDSDIRDGLSFATEKLNELDALKRLFNQNDTAKFDKLAEQYARFQQQDFKNLDYDFNSVRSQRASAFEVRKAAQQERLNLPDLPTTTIGSFPQSSEVRKYRADWKNQRITDEAYDTFLKDEIKRWIDIQEDIGLDVFVHGEFERNDMVEFFGEKLQGFLVTKFGWVQSYGSRAVKPPIIYGDVKWTAPLTVKETVYAQSLTDKPVKGMLTGPVTILNWSFERVDIPRETVQNQIALAINEEVLALEEAGIKVIQVDEPALREGLPLRKEFHEDYLRNAVHSFKLATSSVEDHTQIHTHMCYSQFGQIIHAIHELDADVISIETSRSHGDLIQDFEDINYDLGIGLGVYDIHSPRIPTEDEVTTAINRALQQIDRSLFWVNPDCGLKTRKEDEVKAALTVLVDSAKKLRNA